A window of the Drosophila simulans strain w501 chromosome 2L, Prin_Dsim_3.1, whole genome shotgun sequence genome harbors these coding sequences:
- the LOC6731691 gene encoding mucin-2 — MVVLSCFIWLALYQSANAALEGSETKFGDESATESAEKYPDYCWIDPFLPGCPFGPGDGTTRTSAPATTKSTTVTTKIKSTTQQKTTARTTNEPTTENTKTPKTSTIKSTAEPATDKTTTLKTTTNKSTAEPTSQQTTTEKTTNEPTTEKITTPKATTIKSTAQPTTQKTTTKATTIEPTTEKTTTLKTTTNKSTAQTTTQETTTEKTTNEPTTEKITTPKATTIKSTVQTTTQKTTTEKATTEPTTEKTTTLKTTTNKSTAEPTTQKTTTEKTTNEPTTEKITTPKATTVKSTAQTKTQKTTTEKATTEPTTEKTTTLKTSTNKSTAEPTTQKTTTEKTTNEPTTEKITTPKATTIKSTAQTSTQKTTTEKATTEPTTKKTTTLKTTTNKSTAEPTTQKTTTEKTTNEPTTEKITTPKATTIKSTPQTKTQKTTTEKATTEPTTEKTTTLKTTTNKSTAEPTTQKTTTEKAKTEPTTEKTTTLKTTTNKSTAEPTTQKTTTEKATTEPTTKKTTTLKTTTNKSTAEPTTQKTTTEKEKTEPTTEKTTTLKTTTNKSTAEPTTQKTTTEKTTNEPTTENITTPKATTIKSTAQTTPQKTTTEKATTEPTTKKTTTLKTTTNKSTAQTTPQKTTTEKATTEPTTKKTTTLKTTTNKSTAEPTTQKTTTDKAKTEPTTEKTTTLKTTTNKSTAEPTTQKTTTEKTTNEPTTENITTPKVSTIKSTAQTTPQKTTTEKATTEPTTEKTTTLKTTTNKSTAEPTTQKTTTKKAKTEPTTEKTTTLKTTTNKSTAEPTTQKTTTEKTTNEPTTEKITTPKAATIKSTAQTTPQKTTTENATTDPTTKKTTTLKTTTNKSTAQTTPQKTTTEKATTEPTTKKTTTLKTTTNKSTAEPTTQKTTTDKAKTEPTTEKTTTLKTTTNKSTGEPTTQKTTTEKTTNEPTTEKITTPKATTIKSTAQTTTQKTTTEKTTNEPTTEKTTTLKTTTNKSTAEPTTQKTTTEKATTEPTTEKTTKLKTTTNKSTAEPATQKTTTEKTTIEPTTEKITTPKATTIKSTAQTTPQKTTTEKITTPKATTIKSTAQPTTQKTTTKATTTEPTTEKTTTLKTTTIKSTSEPITTLKTTTIKSTAETKKTRHELTTQKSTTLKTTEEPTTRKTSTTKTTREPTTKRVTTEKTTREPTTRKTTTTTEPTTEKTTTLKTTTNKSTAQTTTQKATTEKATKEPTTKKTTTLKTTTNKSTAEPTTQKTTTEKTTNEPTTEKITTPKATTIKSTAEPTTQKTTTEKTTNEPTTEKITTPKATTIKSTAQPTTQKTTTKATTTEPTTEKTTTLKTTTNKSTAQTTTQEATTEKATTEPTTKKTTTLKTTTNKSTAEPTTQKTTTENTTNEPTTEKITTPKATTIKSTAEPTTHKPTTARATKEPKTEQTTLRTTTIKSTSEPITTLKTTTIKSTAETKKTTHEPTTPKSTTLKTTEEPTTRKTSTTKTTREPTTKRVTTERTTREPTTRKTTTHKTTTEPTTKKTTTTKTTHEPTTQKSTTLRTTEEPTTRKASTTKTTREPTTKRVTTERTTREATTRKTTTHKTTAEPTTKKTTTKKTTHEPTTLKSTTVRTTEEPTTRKTTTRKTTREPTTKRVTTERTTREPTTRETTTHKTTAEPTTKKTTHEPTTEKSTTVRTTEEPTTRKTTTRKTTREPTTKRVTTERTTREPTTRKTTTHKTTTEPTTKKTTTKKTTHEPTTQKSTTVRTTEEPTTRKTTTRKTTREPTTKRVTTERTTREATTRKTTTHKTTAEPTTKKTTTKKTTHEPTTLKSTTVRTTEEPTTRKTTTRKTTREPTTKRVTTERTTREPTTRETTTHKTTAEPTTKKTTHEPTTEKSTTVRTTEEPTTRKTTTRKTTREPTTKRVTTERTTREPTTRKTTTHKTTTEPTTKKTTTKKTTHEPTTQKSTTVRTTEEPTTRKTTTRKTTREPTTKRVTTERTTREPTTRKTTTHKTTTEPRTKKTTTTKATHEPTTQKSTTVRTTEEPTTRKTTTRKTTREPTTKRVTTERTTREPTTRKTTTHKTTAEPTTKKTTHEPTTEKSTTLRTTEEPTTRETSNTKTTREPTTKKVTTERTTREPTTRKTTTHKTTAEPTTKKTTTKKTTHEPTTQKSTTVRTTEEPTTRKTTTRKTTREPTTKRVTTERTTREPTTRETTTHKTTAEPTTKKTTHEPTTEKSTTVRTTEEPTTRKTTTRKTTREPTTKRVTTERTTREPTTRKTTTHKTTTEPTTKKTTTKKTTHEPTTQKSTTVRTTEEPTTRKTTTRKTTREPTTKRVTTERTTREPTTRKTTTHKTTTEPRTKKTTTTKTTHEPTTQKSTTVRTTEEPTTRKTITRKTTREPTTKRVTTERTTREPTTRKTTTHKTTAEPTTKKTTHEPTTEKSTTLRTTEEPTTRETSTTKTTREPTTKKVTTERTTREPTTRKTTTHKTTAEPTTKKTTTKKTTHEPTTQKSTTVRTTEEPTTRKTTTRKTTREPTTKRVTTERTTREPTTRKTTTHKTTAEPTTKKTTTKKTTHEPTTQKSTTVRTTEEPTTRKTTTRKTTREPTTKRVTTERTTREPTTRKTTTHKTTAEPTTKKTTTKKTTHEPTTQKSTTVRTTEEPTTRKTTTRKTTREPTTKRVTTERTTREPTTRKTTTHKTTAEPTTKKTTTKKTTHEPTTQKSTTVRTTEEPTTRKTTTRKTTTKRVTTERTTREPTTRKTTTHKTTAEPTTKKTTHEPTTEKSTTLRTTEEPTTRKTSTTKTTREPTTKRVTTERTTREPTTRKTTTHKTTAEPTTKKTTTKKTTHEPTTQKSTTVRTTEEPTTRKTSTIKTTREPTTKRVTTERTTREPTTRKTTTHKTTAEPTTKKTTTKKTTHEPTTQKSTTVRTTEEPTTRKTSTTKTTRQPTTREPTTSVKTTAEQTTKRTTAEMITTTQEPTSVETTTDSSNQTNTTTDLTTTEKQHVHHHHHHIHYHKPADPGPSFLPLPDLPPLPLPLPWPPLPLPEFPLPLPPLPPALPPLPPLPALPALPPLPEVNLTSISLPEISLPNLPPLPQLPNPFPNFFWGR; from the exons ATG GTCGTTTTAAGTTGCTTTATTTGGCTTGCCCTTTACCAATCTGCAAATGCAGCGCTGGAGGGTAGTGAAACTAAGTTTGGGGACGAATCAGCTACAGAATCGGCGGAAAAATATCCTGATTACTGCTGGATAGATCCTTTTCTCCCGGGCTGTCCATTTGGTCCGGGTGATGGCACCACTAGGACTTCAGcgccggcaacaacaaagtcaACAACCGTCACAACCAAAATTAAATCCACAACCCAACAGAAAACTACTGCAAGGACTACTAACGAGCCAACCACTGAAAATACCAAAACTCCAAAGACGAGCACGATTAAATCAACAGCAGAGCCAGCCACAGATAAAACAACAACTCTGAAGACCACCACAAATAAATCGACAGCAGAGCCAACATCCCAACAGACAACTACCGAAAAGACTACTAACGAGCCAACCACTGAGAAAATAACAACTCCAAAGGCAACCACTATTAAATCGACAGCACAGCCAACAACCCAAAAGACAACGACTaaagccacaacaatagaGCCAACAactgaaaaaacaacaacgctgaAGACCACCACAAATAAATCGACAGCACAGACAACAACCCAAGAGACAACTACCGAAAAGACTACTAACGAGCCAACCACTGAGAAAATTACAACTCCAAAGGCAACCACTATTAAATCGACAGTACAGACAACAACCCAAAAGACAACGACTGAAAAGGCCACAACAGAGCCAACAACtgagaaaacaacaacgctgAAGACCACCACAAATAAATCGACAGCAGAGCCAACAACTCAAAAGACAACGACCGAAAAGACCACTAACGAGCCAACAACTGAGAAAATAACAACTCCAAAGGCAACCACTGTTAAATCGACAGCACAgacaaaaacccaaaagaCAACGACTGAAAAGGCCACAACAGAGCCAACAACtgagaaaacaacaacgctgAAGACCTCCACAAATAAATCGACAGCAGAGCCAACAACTCAAAAGACAACGACCGAAAAGACCACTAACGAGCCAACCACTGAGAAAATAACAACTCCAAAGGCAACCACTATTAAATCGACAGCACAGACATCAACCCAAAAGACAACGACTGAAAAGGCCACAACAGAGCCAACAActaagaaaacaacaacgctgAAGACCACCACAAATAAATCGACAGCAGAGCCAACAACCCAAAAGACAACGACCGAAAAGACCACTAACGAGCCAACCACTGAGAAAATAACAACTCCAAAGGCAACCACTATTAAATCGACACCACAgacaaaaacccaaaagaCAACGACTGAAAAGGCCACAACAGAGCCAACAACtgagaaaacaacaacgctgaagaccacaacaaataaatcgacAGCAGAGCCAACAACCCAAAAGACAACGActgaaaaggcaaaaacagagccaacaactgagaaaacaacaacgctgaagaccaccacaaataaatcaacagcAGAGCCAACAACCCAAAAGACAACTACCGAAAAGGCAACAACAGAGCCAACAActaagaaaacaacaacgctgAAAACCACCACCAATAAATCGACAGCAGAGCCAACAACCCAAAAGACAACGactgaaaaggaaaaaacagagccaacaactgagaaaacaacaacgctgaagaccaccacaaataaatcaacagcAGAGCCAACAACCCAAAAGACAACTACCGAAAAGACTACTAACGAGCCAACCACTGAAAATATAACAACTCCAAAGGCAACCACTATTAAATCGACAGCACAGACAACACCCCAAAAGACAACGACTGAAAAGGCAACAACAGAGCCAACAACTAAGAAAACAACTACGCTGAAGACCACCACAAATAAATCGACAGCACAGACAACACCCCAAAAGACAACGACTGAAAAGGCAACAACAGAGCCAACAActaagaaaacaacaacgctgAAGACCACCACAAATAAATCGACAGCAGAGCCAACAACCCAAAAGACAACGACTGACAAGGCAAAAACAGAGCCAACAACtgagaaaacaacaacgctgaagaccaccacaaataaatcaacagcAGAGCCAACAACCCAAAAGACAACTACCGAAAAGACTACTAACGAGCCAACCACTGAGAATATAACAACTCCAAAGGTATCCACTATTAAATCGACAGCACAGACAACACCCCAAAAGACAACGACTGAAAAGGCCACAACAGAGCCAACAACtgagaaaacaacaacgctgaagaccaccacaaataaatcaacagcAGAGCCAACAACCCAAAAGACAACGActaaaaaggcaaaaacagagccaacaactgagaaaacaacaacgctgaagaccaccacaaataaatcaacagcAGAGCCAACAACCCAAAAGACAACTACCGAAAAGACTACTAACGAGCCAACCACTGAGAAAATAACAACTCCAAAGGCAGCCACTATTAAATCGACAGCACAGACAACACCCCAAAAGACAACGACTGAAAATGCAACAACAGATCCAACAACTAAGAAAACAACTACGCTGAAGACCACCACAAATAAATCGACAGCACAGACAACACCCCAAAAGACAACGACTGAAAAGGCAACAACAGAGCCAACAActaagaaaacaacaacgctgaagaccaccacaaataaatcaacagcAGAGCCAACAACCCAAAAGACAACGACTGACAAGGCAAAAACAGAGCCAACAACtgagaaaacaacaacgctgaagaccaccacaaataaatcaacaggAGAGCCAACAACCCAAAAGACAACTACCGAAAAGACTACTAACGAGCCAACCACTGAGAAAATAACAACTCCAAAGGCAACCACTATTAAATCGACAGCACAGACAACAACCCAAAAGACAACTACCGAAAAGACTACTAACGAGCCAACAACtgagaaaacaacaacgctgAAGACCACCACAAATAAATCGACAGCAGAGCCAACAACCCAAAAGACAACGACTGAAAAGGCCACAACAGAGCCAACAACtgagaaaacaacaaagctGAAGACCACCACAAATAAATCGACAGCAGAGCCAGCAACCCAAAAGACAACTACCGAAAAGACTACTATCGAGCCAACCACTGAGAAAATTACAACTCCAAAGGCAACCACTATTAAATCAACGGCACAGACAACACCCCAAAAGACAACCACTGAGAAAATAACAACTCCGAAGGCAACCACTATTAAATCGACAGCACAGCCAACAACCCAAAAGACAACGACtaaagccacaacaacagagccaacaactgaaaaaacaacaacgctgaAGACCACCACGATTAAATCGACATCTGAGCCAATAACAACTCTGAAGACAACCACCATTAAATCGACTGCAGAGACAAAAAAGACGAGGCATGAACTCACAACTCAGAAATCAACAACTTTAAAGACTACTGAAGAACCAACTACTCGCAAGACATCTACCACAAAGACTACTAGAGAGCCAACAACAAAGAGGGTAACAACTGAAAAGACAACTCGGGAGCCGACCACTCGTAagacaaccacaacaacagagccaacaactgaaaaaacaacaacgctgaAGACCACCACAAATAAATCGACAGCACAGACAACAACCCAAAAGGCAACGACTGAAAAGGCCACAAAAGAGCCAACAActaagaaaacaacaacgctgAAGACCACCACAAATAAATCGACAGCAGAGCCAACAACCCAAAAGACAACTACCGAAAAGACTACGAACGAGCCAACCACTGAGAAAATAACAACTCCAAAGGCAACCACTATTAAATCGACAGCAGAACCAACAACACAAAAGACAACTACCGAAAAGACTACTAACGAGCCAACCACTGAGAAAATAACAACTCCAAAGGCAACCACTATTAAATCGACAGCACAGCCAACAACCCAAAAGACAACAACtaaagccacaacaacagagccaacaactgaaaaaacaacaacgctgaAGACCACCACAAATAAATCGACAGCACAGACAACAACCCAAGAGGCAACGACTGAAAAGGCCACAACAGAGCCAACAActaagaaaacaacaacgctgAAGACCACCACAAATAAATCGACAGCAGAGCCAACAACCCAAAAGACAACTACCGAAAATACTACTAACGAGCCAACCACTGAGAAAATAACAACTCCAAAGGCAACCACTATTAAATCGACAGCAGAGCCAACAACCCATAAGCCAACTACTGCAAGGGCAACGAAAGAACCAAAAACTGAGCAAACAACTTTGAGGACCACCACGATTAAATCGACATCTGAGCCAATAACAACCCTGAAGACAACCACCATTAAATCGACTGCAGAGACAAAAAAGACGACGCATGAACCCACAACTCCAAAATCAACAACTTTAAAGACTACTGAAGAACCAACTACTCGCAAGACATCTACCACAAAGACTACTAGAGAGCCAACTACAAAGAGGGTAACAACTGAAAGGACAACTCGGGAGCCAACCACTCGCAAGACAACAACCCATAAGACAACAACAGAACCAACGACCAAGAAGACAACAACTACGAAGACAACGCATGAACCCACAACTCAGAAATCAACAACTTTAAGGACTACCGAAGAACCAACTACTCGCAAAGCATCAACCACAAAGACTACTAGAGAGCCAACTACAAAGAGGGTAACAACTGAAAGGACAACTCGGGAGGCAACCACTCGCAAGACAACAACCCATAAGACAACAGCAGAACCAACGACCAAGAAGACAACAACTAAGAAGACGACGCATGAACCCACAACTCTGAAATCAACAACTGTAAGGACTACCGAAGAACCAACTACTCGCAAAACAACTACCAGAAAGACTACTAGAGAGCCAACTACAAAGAGAGTAACAACTGAAAGGACAACTCGGGAGCCAACCACTCGCGAGACAACAACCCATAAGACAACAGCAGAACCAACAACCAAAAAGACAACGCATGAACCCACAACTGAGAAATCAACAACTGTAAGGACTACCGAAGAACCAACTACTCGCAAAACAACTACCAGAAAGACTACTAGAGAGCCAACTACAAAGAGAGTAACAACTGAAAGGACAACTCGGGAGCCAACCACTCGCAAGACAACAACCCATAAGACAACAACAGAACCAACGACCAAGAAGACAACAACTAAGAAGACGACGCATGAACCCACAACTCAGAAATCAACAACTGTAAGGACTACCGAAGAACCAACTACTCGCAAAACAACTACCAGAAAGACTACTAGAGAGCCAACTACAAAGAGGGTAACAACTGAAAGGACAACTCGGGAGGCAACCACTCGCAAGACAACAACCCATAAGACAACAGCAGAACCAACGACCAAGAAGACAACAACTAAGAAGACGACGCATGAACCCACAACTCTGAAATCAACAACTGTAAGGACTACCGAAGAACCAACTACTCGCAAAACAACTACCAGAAAGACTACTAGAGAGCCAACTACAAAGAGAGTAACAACTGAAAGGACAACTCGGGAGCCAACCACTCGCGAGACAACAACCCATAAGACAACAGCAGAACCAACAACCAAAAAGACAACGCATGAACCCACAACTGAGAAATCAACAACTGTAAGGACTACCGAAGAACCAACTACTCGCAAAACAACTACCAGAAAGACTACTAGAGAGCCAACTACAAAGAGAGTAACAACTGAAAGGACAACTCGGGAGCCAACCACTCGCAAGACAACAACCCATAAGACAACAACAGAACCAACGACCAAGAAGACAACAACTAAGAAGACGACGCATGAACCCACAACTCAGAAATCAACAACTGTAAGGACTACCGAAGAACCAACTACTCGCAAAACAACTACCAGAAAGACTACTAGAGAGCCAACTACAAAGAGAGTAACAACTGAAAGGACAACTCGGGAGCCAACCACTCGCAAGACAACAACCCATAAGACAACAACAGAACCAAGGACCAAGAAGACAACAACTACGAAGGCGACGCATGAACCCACAACTCAGAAATCAACAACTGTAAGGACTACCGAAGAACCAACTACTCGCAAAACAACTACCAGAAAGACTACTAGAGAGCCAACTACAAAGAGAGTAACAACTGAAAGGACAACTCGGGAGCCAACCACTCGCAAGACAACAACCCATAAGACAACAGCAGAACCAACAACCAAAAAGACAACGCATGAACCCACAACTGAGAAATCAACAACTTTAAGGACTACCGAAGAACCAACTACTCGCGAAACATCTAACACAAAGACTACTAGAGAGCCAACTACAAAAAAGGTAACAACTGAAAGGACAACTCGGGAGCCAACCACTCGCAAGACAACAACCCATAAGACAACAGCAGAACCAACGACCAAGAAGACAACAACTAAGAAGACGACGCATGAACCCACAACTCAGAAATCAACAACTGTAAGGACTACCGAAGAACCAACTACTCGCAAAACAACTACCAGAAAGACTACTAGAGAGCCAACTACAAAGAGAGTAACAACTGAAAGGACAACTCGGGAGCCAACCACTCGCGAGACAACAACCCATAAGACAACAGCAGAACCAACAACCAAAAAGACAACGCATGAACCCACAACTGAGAAATCAACAACTGTAAGGACTACCGAAGAACCAACTACTCGCAAAACAACTACCAGAAAGACTACTAGAGAGCCAACTACAAAGAGAGTAACAACTGAAAGGACAACTCGGGAGCCAACCACTCGCAAGACAACAACCCATAAGACAACAACAGAACCAACGACCAAGAAGACAACAACTAAGAAGACGACGCATGAACCCACAACTCAGAAATCAACAACTGTAAGGACTACCGAAGAACCAACTACTCGCAAAACAACTACCAGAAAGACTACTAGAGAGCCAACTACAAAGAGAGTAACAACTGAAAGGACAACTCGGGAGCCAACCACTCGCAAGACAACAACCCATAAGACAACAACAGAACCAAGGACCAAGAAGACAACAACTACGAAGACGACGCATGAACCCACAACTCAGAAATCAACAACTGTAAGGACTACCGAAGAACCAACTACTCGCAAAACAATTACCAGAAAGACTACTAGAGAGCCAACTACAAAGAGAGTAACAACTGAAAGGACAACTCGGGAGCCAACCACTCGCAAGACAACAACCCATAAGACAACAGCAGAACCAACAACCAAAAAGACAACGCATGAACCCACAACTGAGAAATCAACAACTTTAAGGACTACCGAAGAACCAACTACTCGCGAAACATCTACCACAAAGACTACTAGAGAGCCAACTACAAAAAAGGTAACAACTGAAAGGACAACTCGGGAGCCAACCACTCGCAAGACAACAACCCATAAGACAACAGCAGAACCAACGACCAAGAAGACAACAACTAAGAAGACAACGCATGAACCCACAACTCAGAAATCAACAACTGTAAGGACTACCGAAGAACCAACTACTCGCAAAACAACTACCAGAAAGACTACTAGAGAGCCAACTACAAAGAGAGTAACAACTGAAAGGACAACTCGGGAGCCAACCACTCGCAAGACAACAACCCATAAGACAACAGCAGAACCAACGACCAAGAAGACAACAACTAAGAAGACGACGCATGAACCCACAACTCAGAAATCAACAACTGTAAGGACTACCGAAGAACCAACTACTCGCAAAACAACTACCAGAAAGACTACTAGAGAGCCAACTACAAAGAGAGTAACAACTGAAAGGACAACTCGGGAGCCAACCACTCGCAAGACAACAACCCATAAGACAACAGCAGAACCAACAACCAAGAAGACAACAACTAAGAAGACGACGCATGAACCCACAACTCAGAAATCAACAACTGTAAGGACTACCGAAGAACCAACTACTCGCAAAACAACTACCAGAAAGACTACTAGAGAGCCAACTACAAAGAGAGTAACAACTGAAAGGACAACTCGGGAGCCAACCACTCGCAAGACAACAACCCATAAGACAACAGCAGAACCAACGACCAAGAAGACAACAACTAAGAAGACGACGCATGAACCCACAACTCAGAAATCAACAACTGTAAGGACTACCGAAGAACCAACTACTCGCAAAACAACTACCAGAAAGACTACTACAAAGAGAGTAACAACTGAAAGGACAACTCGGGAGCCAACCACTCGCAAGACAACAACCCATAAGACAACAGCAGAACCAACAACCAAAAAGACAACGCATGAACCCACAACTGAGAAATCAACAACTTTAAGGACTACCGAAGAACCAACTACTCGCAAAACATCTACCACAAAGACTACTAGAGAGCCAACTACAAAGAGGGTAACAACTGAAAGGACAACTCGGGAGCCAACCACTCGCAAGACAACAACCCATAAGACAACAGCAGAACCAACGACCAAGAAGACAACAACTAAGAAGACGACGCATGAACCCACAACTCAGAAATCAACAACTGTAAGGACTACCGAAGAACCAACTACTCGCAAAACATCAACCATAAAGACTACAAGAGAGCCAACTACAAAGAGGGTAACAACTGAAAGGACAACTCGGGAGCCAACCACTCGCAAGACAACAACCCATAAGACAACAGCAGAACCAACGACCAAGAAGACAACAACTAAGAAGACGACGCATGAACCCACAACTCAGAAATCAACAACTGTAAGGACTACCGAAGAACCAACTACTCGCAAAACATCTACCACAAAGACTACCAGACAGCCAACCACTCGGGAGCCTACCACATCAGTAAAGACAACAGCagaacaaacaacaaaaagaacgACAGCTGAAATGATTACAACAACTCAGGAACCAACATCCGTAGAAACTACTACCGATTCTTCGAATCAGACCAATACGACCACAGATTTAACCACCACCGAAAAGCAACATGttcaccaccaccatcaccatatTCATTATCACAAGCCCGCTGATCCCGGTCCATCATTTCTTCCCCTTCCTGATCTTCCTCCTCTGCCGTTGCCGCTGCCTtggccaccactgccacttccTGAATTCCCTCTACCTTTGCCTCCTTTACCACCAGCGTTGCCTCCGCTGCCCCCACTACCCGCACTACCCGCACTACCTCCTTTGCCAGAGGTAAATTTAACATCAATATCCTTACCAGAAATTTCCCTTCCTAATCTGCCACCACTACCACAATTGCCGAATCCTTTTCCAAACTTCTTTTGGGGTCGTTAA